The proteins below are encoded in one region of Apium graveolens cultivar Ventura chromosome 4, ASM990537v1, whole genome shotgun sequence:
- the LOC141720922 gene encoding peroxisomal membrane protein 11-4 yields the protein MNDTVDKLVVFLAKRDGIDKLVKTFQYVSKLVNYQVEISNPNVALRAKKWEVASGLSRKAFRTGRFLTGFNAIRRAPGSSKTFQLLAVLANAGEMVYFFFDHFLWLSRIEVLDPKLARRMSFISAFGESFGYIFFIISDLILIREGVRKQRKVVMEKPSDSDEEVRRLRVDRTMRLMGVAANVADLIIAIADIEPNPFCNHAITLGISGLVSAWAGWYRNWPS from the coding sequence ATGAATGACACAGTTGATAAGCTTGTAGTATTCTTAGCAAAGAGAGATGGTATTGACAAGCTTGTAAAAACATTTCAATATGTTTCCAAGCTTGTTAACTATCAAGTTGAAATCTCAAACCCAAATGTTGCCTTGAGGGCTAAAAAATGGGAAGTTGCATCTGGCTTGAGCCGGAAAGCCTTTCGTACTGGTCGATTTCTCACGGGGTTCAATGCAATACGACGGGCTCCAGGCTCAAGCAAGACATTCCAGTTACTAGCTGTGCTGGCCAATGCTGGAGAGATGGTCTACTTCTTTTTCGACCATTTTCTTTGGCTGTCAAGAATCGAAGTGTTGGATCCAAAATTAGCACGAAGAATGAGCTTCATTTCTGCATTTGGTGAGTCTTTTGGCTATATCTTTTTCATTATATCTGACCTTATTCTCATACGAGAAGGTGTTAGAAAACAAAGAAAGGTTGTGATGGAGAAACCATCAGACAGCGACGAAGAAGTGAGAAGATTGAGAGTGGATAGAACGATGAGACTGATGGGGGTAGCAGCCAACGTGGCAGACCTGATCATTGCAATTGCGGATATCGAACCAAATCCATTCTGCAACCATGCAATTACGCTTGGGATTAGTGGTTTAGTCTCTGCATGGGCTGGTTGGTATAGAAATTGGCCTTCTTGA